One Salvia splendens isolate huo1 chromosome 12, SspV2, whole genome shotgun sequence genomic window carries:
- the LOC121758261 gene encoding polygalacturonase-like: MEQQPLVFLAIVLALSSYAHGLKIFDISSYGVGADKDITAALDKAWKEAIASPEPAKITIGPGEWILKQAHLEGPSKSPLELEVKGTIKALSDPTQLPNKEWEWVTVNYVNYFTLSGGGVFDGMGEQAWKTNDCHVNTKCAKLPINLSFNFINNSIIQDITTKDSKNFHSNCISSNNVTFLRYKVSAPHDSPNTDGLHIARNIGITILDAVIQTGDDCISMGDQMTDVMIKNVKCGPGHGISIGSMGKNIEEKDVSRITIQNCTFDNTANGVRIKTWPSAPATLTISDLNFLDLTMINASNPVIIDQQYCPWNLCSLDKPSSIQISKVKIQNVKGTSSTQDVVIFSCSTSKPCQDVQIGDIDLKFTGDPALGGATTKCQNVKYTFTGGAQNPPLCQRSSAPKPFPM; the protein is encoded by the exons ATGGAACAACAACCACTAGTTTTCTTAGCAATTGTTCTTGCACTTTCCTCATACGCACATGGGTTAAAGATCTTCGATATCAGCAGCTATGGAGTGGGGGCCGACAAAGATATAACTGCG gCACTGGACAAAGCATGGAAGGAAGCAATTGCTTCACCTGAACCGGCGAAAATAACAATAGGTCCAGGTGAATGGATCTTGAAGCAGGCTCACCTAGAAGGACCCAGCAAATCTCCTCTCGAGCTCGAAGTGAAAGGCACCATAAAAGCCCTTTCCGACCCGACGCAACTCCCCAACAAAGAATGGGAATGGGTCACTGTCAACTACGTGAACTACTTCACCCTCTCCGGTGGAGGTGTTTTCGACGGCATGGGTGAGCAAGCCTGGAAAACAAATGATTGCCATGTCAACACAAAGTGCGCAAAGCTTCCCATCAACCTTAGCTtcaatttcatcaacaactccATCATCCAAGACATCACCACCAAAGATAGCAAGAATTTCCACTCCAACTGCATCTCCAGCAACAACGTCACATTCCTGCGATACAAAGTGTCAGCACCGCATGATAGCCCCAACACCGACGGTCTCCACATAGCGCGAAACATCGGCATCACCATCCTAGACGCCGTCATCCAGACGGGCGATGACTGTATCTCCATGGGGGATCAGATGACGGACGTCATGATAAAAAACGTCAAATGTGGGCCCGGCCACGGCATCAGCATCGGCAGTATGGGCAAGAACATTGAGGAGAAAGATGTTAGCAGAATCACCATACAAAACTGCACCTTCGATAACACTGCCAATGGTGTTAGGATCAAGACATGGCCCTCGGCGCCAGCCACCTTGACAATCTCGGATTTGAATTTCCTCGACCTAACCATGATCAATGCCAGCAATCCCGTCATCATCGATCAACAATACTGCCCCTGGAACCTCTGCTCTCTCGAC AAACCATCGTCGATCCAGATTAGCAAAGTGAAGATTCAGAACGTCAAGGGCACGAGCTCTACTCAGGATGTGGTTATATTCTCTTGCAGCACAAGCAAGCCATGCCAAGATGTGCAGATTGGAGATATTGATCTTAAATTCACCGGAGACCCTGCACTAGGCGGTGCCACTACCAAGTGCCAAAACGTCAAGTACACGTTCACCGGTGGTGCACAGAATCCACCTCTATGCCAGAGGAGCAGTGCGCCCAAACCTTTTCCGATGTAG
- the LOC121759045 gene encoding metalloendoproteinase 2-MMP-like, whose protein sequence is MCVNSYSFFPNISSIPASFIAKASSWDAFSALHGCRRGMKSQGLASLKKYFQLFGYINTSSDEFDEFLESTLKNFQLNFNLNQTGELDAPTLKQIFLPCYGNADIVNDTSTMHSGKSSNTYNVKQSTRPALLLLPQLPVLAAGEKPDHLRVRAVESTLRFGERHLQEGVRAVVGGDVLTFVETTTVNCADLRIRFFSCDHGDE, encoded by the coding sequence ATGTGCGTTAATTCATATTCTTTCTTCCCAAACATATCATCAATTCCAGCTTCCTTCATTGCAAAAGCTTCAAGCTGGGATGCATTCAGCGCTCTCCACGGCTGTCGGAGAGGCATGAAATCTCAAGGCCTAGCAAGTCTCAAAAAGTATTTCCAGCTATTCGGCTACATCAACACCTCCTCTGACGAATTCGACGAATTCCTCGAATCCACATTAAAAAACTTCCAATTAAACTTTAACCTCAATCAAACCGGCGAGCTCGACGCGCCGACGCTGAAGCAAATCTTCCTTCCCTGCTACGGCAACGCCGACATCGTCAACGATACCTCCACGATGCATTCAGGCAAATCGTCGAACACTTACAACGTAAAACAATCCACACGTCCCGCACTACTCCTACTTCCCCAACTGCCCGTGCTGGCCGCCGGGGAAAAGCCAGATCATCTACGCGTTCGCGCCGTAGAATCAACTCTCCGATTTGGTGAGAGGCATCTTCAAGAAGGCGTTCGAGCGGTGGTCGGAGGTGACGTGTTGACATTCGTAGAGACGACGACGGTCAACTGCGCGGATCTGAGGATCAGATTCTTTAGCTGCGACCACGGCGATGAATAG